The proteins below are encoded in one region of Micromonospora pisi:
- a CDS encoding YbaB/EbfC family nucleoid-associated protein gives MSREIDEAWIEEAVERYRRIESLQAEFDQAVRTVEVSVRSPDGLVEVVVTADGTITDVRFLAPAQQRANADLARSVRAAVTAAADAARWAREKLHTETFGAYRRLTEA, from the coding sequence ATGTCGCGGGAGATCGACGAGGCCTGGATCGAGGAAGCGGTCGAACGCTACCGCCGGATCGAGTCGTTGCAGGCCGAGTTCGACCAGGCGGTGCGGACGGTCGAGGTAAGTGTCCGGTCACCGGACGGGCTGGTCGAGGTGGTGGTGACCGCCGACGGCACGATCACCGACGTACGTTTCCTGGCTCCCGCGCAGCAGCGGGCCAACGCCGACCTGGCCCGCTCGGTACGGGCGGCGGTGACCGCCGCAGCCGACGCCGCCCGGTGGGCCCGGGAGAAGTTGCACACCGAGACGTTCGGCGCGTACCGGCGGCTGACGGAGGCCTGA
- the tmk gene encoding dTMP kinase translates to MLRIRPFRRLWLVLGAASFGDWLGLLATSIFAATQVSGDTAKGLAFGGVIAVRLLPALLLGPVAGVLADRFDRRLTMVVCDLLRFVLFASIPLAALLNIGGGLVVGWAAVATFLIEAITLIWIPAKEAAVPNLIPRTRLEVANQLTLITTYGVTPVLAAISIAVLDRSVRAVSGGPPQGWNDPTQLALYFNSLSRLATALVVFFGIREISGRSLGREEGEEGERGERQSMLRQFVEGWRFIGKTPLIRGLVLGIFGAFAGGGVVIGTANFFTKSLSAGEAAFYLLFGSIFIGLSVGIGLGPMIVREMSRRRWFGMSIVLASASVLFLAGSIHLSMAILGAVLVGAGAGMAFLSGTTLLGGEVADEVRGRVFAVVQTGTRLVLILAISVSSLLVGVGGSRELRIADLGISVSSTRLLLLVAGIAGIFAGVNAFRQMDDKPGVPVLPDLWGSIRGRPLSPAEPFTSTGAFVVFEGGEGAGKSTQLAALAETLRQEGREVVVTREPGATDVGVRIRSLVLESTTAGTAPLSPRAEALLYAADRAHHVATVVRPALARGAVVISDRYVDSSLAYQGAGRTLPVDEVSWLSAWATGGLKPDLVVLLDVDPRAGLLRVTSRGAGKDRLEAESLDFHDRVRDAFLDLAAADPKRYLVLDGSGPVDQIAAAIAARVGGMLGEPDAVVHPGPAKPIDLSAEPKTTAGDDSGGLELERRS, encoded by the coding sequence GTGCTGCGGATCCGGCCCTTCCGTCGGCTCTGGCTGGTCCTCGGCGCCGCCTCGTTCGGCGACTGGCTCGGCCTGCTCGCCACGTCGATCTTCGCCGCCACCCAGGTCAGCGGGGACACCGCGAAGGGCCTGGCGTTCGGTGGTGTGATCGCGGTGCGGCTGCTGCCGGCGCTGCTGCTCGGCCCGGTGGCCGGGGTGCTGGCGGACCGGTTCGACCGGCGCCTCACCATGGTCGTCTGCGACCTGCTCCGCTTCGTGCTCTTCGCCTCGATCCCGCTCGCCGCGCTGCTCAACATCGGCGGCGGACTGGTGGTCGGTTGGGCGGCGGTGGCCACCTTCCTGATCGAGGCGATCACGCTGATCTGGATCCCGGCCAAGGAGGCGGCGGTCCCGAACCTGATCCCGCGTACCCGGTTGGAGGTGGCGAACCAGCTCACCCTGATCACCACCTACGGGGTGACCCCGGTGCTCGCCGCGATCAGCATCGCGGTCCTGGACCGCAGCGTGCGCGCCGTTTCCGGCGGGCCACCGCAGGGCTGGAACGACCCGACCCAGTTGGCGCTCTACTTCAACTCACTGAGCCGGCTCGCCACCGCTCTGGTGGTCTTCTTCGGGATCCGGGAGATCAGCGGGCGAAGCCTCGGGCGCGAGGAGGGCGAGGAGGGCGAGCGGGGCGAACGGCAGAGCATGCTCCGGCAGTTCGTCGAGGGCTGGCGGTTCATCGGCAAGACCCCGCTGATCCGGGGCCTGGTCCTCGGCATCTTCGGCGCGTTCGCCGGCGGCGGCGTGGTGATCGGCACGGCGAACTTCTTCACCAAGTCGCTCAGTGCCGGCGAGGCCGCGTTCTACCTGCTCTTCGGCTCGATCTTCATCGGCCTCTCGGTCGGCATCGGGCTCGGCCCGATGATCGTCCGGGAGATGTCCCGGCGGCGCTGGTTCGGCATGAGCATCGTCCTGGCCAGCGCCTCGGTGCTGTTCCTCGCCGGCTCCATCCACCTGTCGATGGCGATCCTCGGCGCGGTGCTGGTCGGCGCCGGTGCCGGGATGGCCTTCCTCTCCGGCACCACGCTGCTCGGCGGCGAGGTCGCCGACGAGGTACGCGGCCGGGTCTTCGCGGTCGTCCAGACCGGCACCCGGCTGGTGCTGATCCTCGCCATCTCGGTCAGCAGTCTGCTGGTCGGTGTCGGTGGCTCCCGCGAACTGCGGATCGCCGACCTCGGTATCTCCGTCTCCTCCACCCGACTGCTGCTGCTCGTCGCCGGGATCGCCGGGATCTTCGCTGGCGTCAACGCGTTCCGCCAGATGGACGACAAGCCCGGCGTACCGGTCCTGCCGGATCTCTGGGGCTCGATCCGGGGACGCCCGCTCTCGCCGGCCGAACCGTTCACCTCGACCGGGGCGTTCGTGGTCTTCGAAGGAGGCGAGGGGGCCGGCAAGTCCACCCAGCTCGCCGCGCTCGCCGAAACCCTGCGCCAGGAGGGCCGGGAGGTGGTGGTGACCCGGGAGCCGGGCGCGACCGACGTGGGCGTACGGATCCGCTCCCTGGTCCTGGAGAGCACCACCGCCGGTACGGCCCCGCTCTCCCCCCGCGCCGAGGCGCTGCTCTACGCCGCCGACCGGGCACATCACGTCGCCACCGTGGTCCGGCCGGCACTCGCCCGGGGGGCGGTGGTGATCAGCGACCGGTACGTCGACTCGTCCCTGGCCTACCAGGGCGCCGGTCGTACGCTCCCGGTCGACGAGGTCTCCTGGCTCTCCGCCTGGGCCACCGGCGGCCTCAAGCCGGACCTGGTGGTGCTCCTCGACGTCGACCCACGGGCCGGGCTGCTCCGGGTCACCTCCCGGGGAGCGGGCAAGGACCGGCTGGAGGCCGAATCGCTCGACTTCCACGACCGGGTCCGGGACGCCTTCCTCGACCTGGCGGCGGCCGACCCGAAGCGCTACCTGGTGCTCGACGGTTCCGGACCGGTCGACCAGATCGCCGCCGCGATCGCCGCCCGGGTCGGCGGCATGCTCGGTGAACCGGATGCCGTCGTGCACCCTGGTCCGGCGAAGCCCATCGACCTCTCGGCGGAGCCGAAGACTACCGCCGGTGACGACTCGGGCGGCCTCGAACTGGAACGGCGGTCCTGA
- a CDS encoding DNA polymerase III subunit delta': MTNVFADLVGQAEATETLRRAAASAAQLVRNAEAGTEPGDVTGSAMTHAWIFTGPPGSGRSVAARAFAAALQCEYGTGCGECAGCHTTLAGTNADVRFVVPEGLSIGVGEMRALVLRAASTPSGGRWQVLVISDADRLTEAAGNALLKAIEEPPPRTVFLLCTPSTHPDDISVTIRSRCRLVPLRQPAAEAVAAVLTERDGIAPDLAGWAAAAAQGHVGRARRLARDPEARKRRDAVLAVPRRLTGVGACFDAAATLIESAEAEAEAAVADVDASERAALQTALGAGGTGKGAAGAARGSAGQIKDLERRQKSRATRAQRDALDRALVDLAGFYRDVLAVTLRAPVAPVHTDTAPLAEAAAGKWAPEAALRRLEAVLACRTAIETNVKPRIAVEAMMLALWRG; this comes from the coding sequence ATGACGAACGTCTTCGCCGACCTGGTCGGCCAGGCCGAGGCGACCGAGACCCTGCGCCGCGCCGCCGCCTCGGCGGCACAACTGGTCCGTAACGCCGAGGCCGGTACGGAGCCGGGCGACGTCACCGGCAGCGCGATGACCCACGCCTGGATCTTCACCGGCCCGCCCGGCTCCGGTCGGTCCGTTGCCGCCCGCGCCTTCGCCGCCGCGTTGCAGTGCGAGTACGGCACCGGCTGCGGCGAGTGCGCCGGCTGCCACACCACCCTGGCCGGCACCAACGCAGATGTACGGTTCGTGGTCCCCGAGGGACTCTCCATCGGCGTCGGCGAGATGCGTGCCCTGGTGCTTCGGGCGGCGAGCACCCCGTCCGGTGGCCGCTGGCAGGTGCTGGTGATCTCCGATGCCGACCGGCTCACCGAGGCCGCCGGCAACGCCCTGCTCAAGGCGATCGAGGAACCCCCGCCCCGGACGGTCTTCCTGCTCTGCACCCCGTCCACCCACCCGGACGACATCTCGGTGACCATCCGGTCCCGGTGCCGGCTGGTGCCGTTGCGCCAGCCCGCCGCCGAGGCGGTGGCGGCCGTGCTCACCGAACGGGACGGGATCGCCCCGGACCTGGCCGGCTGGGCGGCGGCGGCGGCACAGGGACACGTCGGTCGGGCCCGGCGGCTGGCCCGCGACCCGGAGGCACGTAAGCGGCGGGACGCCGTACTGGCCGTGCCCCGGCGACTGACCGGGGTCGGGGCCTGCTTCGACGCCGCCGCCACGCTGATCGAGTCTGCGGAGGCGGAGGCCGAGGCGGCGGTGGCCGATGTGGACGCGAGTGAGCGGGCCGCGTTGCAGACCGCGCTCGGTGCCGGTGGCACCGGCAAGGGGGCCGCCGGCGCCGCCCGGGGTTCCGCCGGGCAGATCAAGGACCTTGAACGTCGGCAGAAGTCGCGGGCGACCCGGGCCCAGCGGGACGCGCTGGACCGGGCCCTGGTCGACCTGGCCGGCTTCTACCGGGACGTGCTCGCGGTGACGCTGCGCGCCCCGGTCGCGCCGGTGCACACCGACACGGCACCGCTGGCCGAGGCGGCGGCCGGGAAGTGGGCACCGGAGGCGGCGCTGCGCCGGCTGGAGGCGGTGCTCGCGTGCCGTACCGCGATCGAGACGAACGTCAAGCCCCGCATCGCCGTCGAGGCGATGATGCTCGCGCTCTGGCGCGGCTGA